The following are encoded in a window of Sphaerisporangium siamense genomic DNA:
- a CDS encoding amino-acid N-acetyltransferase — MEQVVEFVPSGGTLVVRRARTPDVRRIRRLVDAYSGDGPRLLRKSTATLYEDVQEFWVAERDGVVVGCGALHVLWEDLAEIRTVAVDDSCRGLGIGHMIVSALIEAARELGLRRVFCLTFEVEFFAKHGFIPIQGTPVSPEVYAELLDSYDEGVAEFLDLEHVKPNTLGNTRMLLHLVPRSDQRGDPVER; from the coding sequence ATGGAGCAGGTCGTGGAGTTCGTGCCGTCCGGCGGCACGCTCGTGGTGCGACGCGCCCGCACGCCCGACGTCCGGCGCATCAGGCGCCTGGTCGACGCGTACTCCGGCGACGGCCCCCGTCTGCTGCGCAAATCGACCGCCACCCTTTATGAGGACGTCCAGGAGTTCTGGGTGGCCGAGCGGGACGGCGTGGTGGTGGGCTGCGGCGCCCTCCATGTCCTCTGGGAGGATCTCGCCGAGATCCGCACCGTCGCGGTCGACGACTCCTGCCGCGGCCTGGGCATCGGGCATATGATCGTCTCCGCGCTCATCGAGGCGGCGCGCGAACTCGGGTTGCGGCGGGTGTTCTGCCTGACATTCGAGGTGGAATTCTTCGCCAAGCATGGGTTCATCCCGATCCAGGGCACTCCGGTCTCTCCTGAGGTGTACGCCGAGTTGCTCGACTCCTACGATGAGGGCGTAGCCGAGTTTCTCGATCTTGAACATGTCAAGCCCAACACCCTCGGCAACACGCGCATGCTTCTCCATTTGGTCCCACGCTCTGACCAGCGTGGTGACCCGGTGGAAAGGTGA
- a CDS encoding RDD family protein — protein MSTGQPPYPRDEPGGNESSGSPYGQHNADRSLPGADPEVTVVHRPQPTSEHPNQSSQSNQSSQYGQQSYGQQGYGQSQYGQAQQGYGEQGYGQQSSGQQYGQQQGYGQQGYGQSQASSGYGDQGYGQQQGYDQQQSYGQSGQQGYGDQGYGQQQGYGQQAQYGQQGQQGQQGQQGYGQQSQYGQQQGYGEQGYGQQQSQQGYGQQQGYGEQGYGQQQSQQGQQAYGQQSQYGQQGQDYGQQGQYGQAQQGYGEQGYGQQAQYAQPGYGQQPGYSSPGYGQPGYPQTSGGYQQPYGVAGAVPPGAPAPLAEWWQRLVARIIDGVILAIPTFILSAIVTAILVTSASVDPSTGLSVVESGVFVATLVSAILVGAAYVAYEFLMLKQRGQTLGKIAMGIKVVPVGGAVDSRLGTDVVGKRAIVLMGPQLIRWIPVVGWLTSIFALVNVLWQLWDKPLQQCLHDKFANTIVIKVK, from the coding sequence GTGAGCACCGGACAGCCGCCGTACCCACGCGATGAGCCGGGGGGCAACGAGTCCTCCGGCTCCCCGTATGGGCAGCACAACGCAGATCGGTCGCTCCCCGGCGCCGATCCGGAGGTGACGGTCGTCCACCGTCCCCAGCCGACGTCGGAACACCCCAACCAGTCCAGCCAGTCCAACCAATCCAGCCAATACGGTCAGCAGTCCTACGGCCAGCAGGGTTACGGGCAGTCGCAGTACGGCCAGGCCCAGCAGGGCTACGGCGAGCAGGGATACGGCCAGCAGAGCTCGGGCCAGCAGTACGGCCAGCAGCAGGGCTACGGGCAGCAGGGGTACGGGCAGTCCCAGGCGAGCTCGGGCTACGGCGACCAGGGGTACGGCCAGCAGCAGGGCTATGACCAGCAGCAGTCGTACGGTCAGTCCGGCCAGCAGGGCTACGGCGACCAGGGTTACGGCCAGCAGCAGGGTTATGGCCAGCAGGCGCAGTACGGGCAGCAGGGCCAGCAGGGCCAGCAGGGCCAGCAGGGTTACGGCCAGCAGTCCCAGTACGGCCAGCAGCAGGGCTACGGCGAGCAGGGCTACGGCCAGCAGCAGAGCCAGCAGGGTTACGGCCAGCAGCAGGGCTACGGCGAGCAGGGCTACGGCCAGCAGCAGAGCCAGCAGGGGCAGCAGGCTTACGGCCAGCAGTCCCAGTACGGGCAGCAGGGCCAGGATTACGGGCAGCAGGGTCAGTACGGCCAGGCCCAGCAGGGCTACGGCGAGCAGGGGTACGGCCAGCAGGCGCAGTACGCCCAGCCCGGTTACGGCCAGCAGCCCGGTTACTCCTCCCCGGGGTACGGCCAGCCGGGCTACCCGCAGACCTCGGGTGGCTACCAGCAGCCTTACGGCGTGGCGGGCGCGGTTCCCCCGGGCGCGCCGGCTCCCCTGGCCGAGTGGTGGCAGCGGCTCGTCGCCCGCATCATCGACGGCGTGATCCTGGCGATCCCCACCTTCATCCTCAGCGCCATCGTCACCGCGATCCTGGTCACCAGCGCGTCGGTCGACCCCTCCACGGGCCTCTCGGTCGTGGAGAGCGGCGTGTTCGTCGCCACGCTGGTGAGCGCGATCCTCGTCGGCGCCGCCTACGTGGCGTACGAGTTCCTCATGCTCAAGCAGCGCGGCCAGACGCTGGGCAAGATCGCCATGGGCATCAAGGTCGTCCCGGTGGGCGGCGCGGTGGACTCGCGGCTCGGCACCGATGTCGTCGGCAAGCGGGCGATCGTCCTGATGGGCCCGCAGCTCATCCGGTGGATCCCCGTCGTCGGCTGGCTCACCAGCATCTTCGCCCTCGTGAACGTCCTGTGGCAGCTCTGGGACAAGCCGTTGCAGCAGTGCCTGCACGACAAGTTCGCGAACACGATCGTGATCAAGGTCAAGTAA
- a CDS encoding histone-like nucleoid-structuring protein Lsr2 → MATQIQKILIDDLDGGEANQTVSFAIDGSAYEIDLSDENAKKLRDALSAFVSGARKAEAAPARGRKRGGGQRPSREKSSEIRAWAKAHGISVSERGRIASSVVEQYEAAH, encoded by the coding sequence ATGGCCACGCAGATCCAGAAGATACTCATCGACGACCTCGATGGCGGCGAGGCCAATCAGACTGTCTCCTTCGCGATTGATGGCTCCGCCTACGAGATAGACCTGAGCGACGAGAACGCCAAGAAGCTGCGCGACGCGCTGTCCGCTTTCGTCTCCGGTGCCCGTAAGGCCGAGGCCGCACCGGCGCGGGGCCGTAAGCGTGGTGGCGGGCAGCGGCCTTCGAGGGAAAAGAGTTCGGAGATCCGGGCCTGGGCCAAGGCCCACGGCATCTCCGTGAGTGAGCGCGGTCGTATTGCCTCCTCCGTGGTGGAGCAGTACGAAGCGGCACACTGA
- a CDS encoding ATP-dependent Clp protease ATP-binding subunit, with protein sequence MFERFTDRARRVVVLAQEEARMLNHNYIGTEHILLGLIHEGEGVAAKALESLGISLEGVRQQVEEIIGQGQSAPSGHIPFTPRAKKVLELSLREALQLGHNYIGTEHILLGLIREGEGVAAQVLVKLGADLNRVRQQVIQLLHGYQGKEPAAAGGPQESAPSTSLVLDQFGRNLTQAAREGKLDPVIGRDKEIERVMQVLSRRTKNNPVLVGEPGVGKTAVVEGLSQKIVKGEVPETLKDKQLYTLDLGALVAGSRYRGDFEERLKKVLKEIRTRGDIILFIDELHTLVGAGAAEGAIDAASILKPMLARGELQTIGATTLDEYRKHLEKDAALERRFQPIQVAEPSLSHTIEILKGLRDRYEAHHRVTITDSALVAAAQLADRYISDRFLPDKAIDLIDEAGSRMRIRRMTAPPDLREFDEKIAQVRRDKESAIDAQDFEKAAALRDQEKQLQLKRDRREKEWKAGDMDVVAEVTEELIAEVLATATGIPVFKLTEEESQRLLRMEDELHKRIIGQDDAIKGLSRAIRRTRAGLKDPRRPGGSFIFAGPSGVGKTELSKALAEFLFGDEDALIMLDMSEFMEKHTVSRLFGSPPGYVGYEEGGQLTEKVRRKPFSVVLFDEIEKAHPDIFNSLLQILEDGRLTDAQGRVVDFKNTVIIMTTNLGTRDISKGIGVGFAKTNDVEGNYDRMKAKVQEELKQHFRPEFLNRVDDTVVFHQLTPNEIIQIVDLMLAQVDARLKDRDMGLELTQEAKQLLADRGYDPVLGARPLRRTIQRELEDALSEKILYGDLRPGQIVKIAIQGEGEAATFTFTGEQKAQPEIPDSAAAIADAAPASSRAGASAGPADRTRP encoded by the coding sequence ATGTTCGAAAGGTTCACTGACCGCGCACGGCGGGTTGTCGTCCTGGCCCAGGAAGAGGCCCGGATGCTCAACCACAACTACATCGGCACTGAGCACATTCTTCTTGGCTTGATCCATGAGGGTGAAGGCGTTGCCGCCAAGGCTCTGGAGAGCCTCGGCATCAGTCTTGAAGGTGTGCGCCAGCAGGTCGAGGAGATCATCGGCCAGGGCCAGTCCGCGCCGTCGGGGCACATCCCCTTCACCCCGCGCGCCAAGAAGGTCCTTGAGCTGTCGCTCCGCGAGGCCCTGCAGCTGGGCCACAACTACATCGGCACTGAGCACATCCTTCTGGGCCTCATCCGTGAGGGCGAAGGCGTTGCCGCTCAGGTGCTGGTGAAGCTTGGTGCCGATCTCAACCGGGTACGTCAGCAGGTCATCCAGTTGCTCCACGGCTACCAGGGCAAGGAGCCCGCGGCGGCGGGGGGCCCGCAGGAGTCGGCCCCGTCGACCTCCCTTGTGCTGGACCAGTTCGGCCGCAACCTGACCCAGGCCGCCCGCGAGGGCAAGCTGGACCCGGTGATCGGGCGGGACAAAGAGATCGAGCGCGTCATGCAGGTCCTGTCCCGCAGGACCAAGAACAACCCCGTCCTGGTCGGCGAGCCCGGTGTCGGCAAGACCGCCGTGGTCGAAGGGCTGTCCCAGAAGATCGTCAAGGGCGAGGTGCCCGAGACGCTCAAGGACAAGCAGCTCTACACCCTCGACCTCGGCGCGCTGGTCGCCGGCTCTCGCTACCGCGGTGACTTCGAAGAGCGCCTGAAGAAGGTCCTCAAGGAGATCCGCACCCGCGGCGACATCATCCTGTTCATCGACGAGCTGCACACGCTGGTCGGCGCGGGCGCCGCCGAGGGCGCGATCGACGCCGCCAGCATCCTCAAGCCGATGCTGGCCCGCGGCGAGCTCCAGACCATCGGCGCCACCACGCTCGACGAGTACCGCAAGCACCTGGAGAAGGACGCCGCGCTTGAGCGCCGCTTCCAGCCGATCCAGGTCGCCGAGCCCTCGCTGAGCCACACGATCGAGATCCTCAAGGGTCTGCGCGACCGTTACGAGGCTCACCACCGCGTGACGATCACCGACTCGGCCCTTGTCGCCGCCGCCCAGCTGGCCGACCGCTACATCAGCGACCGGTTCCTGCCGGACAAGGCGATCGACCTCATCGACGAGGCCGGCTCGCGCATGCGCATCCGCCGCATGACCGCCCCGCCGGACCTGCGCGAGTTCGACGAGAAGATCGCCCAGGTGCGCCGCGACAAGGAGTCCGCGATCGACGCGCAGGACTTCGAGAAGGCCGCGGCCCTCCGCGACCAGGAGAAGCAGCTCCAGCTCAAGCGCGACCGGCGCGAGAAGGAGTGGAAGGCCGGCGACATGGACGTCGTCGCCGAGGTCACCGAGGAGCTCATCGCCGAGGTCCTCGCCACGGCCACCGGCATCCCGGTCTTCAAGCTCACCGAGGAGGAGTCCCAGCGGCTGCTCCGCATGGAGGACGAGCTCCACAAGCGCATCATCGGCCAGGACGACGCCATCAAGGGTCTGTCCCGGGCGATCCGCCGCACCCGCGCGGGTCTGAAGGACCCCCGCAGGCCGGGTGGCTCGTTCATCTTCGCCGGCCCCTCGGGCGTCGGGAAGACGGAGCTGTCCAAGGCGCTCGCCGAGTTCCTCTTCGGCGACGAGGACGCTCTGATCATGCTGGACATGTCCGAGTTCATGGAGAAGCACACCGTTTCGCGGCTGTTCGGCTCCCCGCCCGGCTACGTCGGGTACGAAGAGGGCGGCCAGCTCACCGAGAAGGTCCGGCGCAAGCCGTTCTCCGTGGTCCTGTTCGACGAGATCGAGAAGGCCCACCCGGACATCTTCAACTCGCTGCTGCAGATCCTGGAGGACGGTCGCCTGACCGACGCCCAGGGCCGCGTCGTCGACTTCAAGAACACCGTCATCATCATGACGACCAACCTCGGAACCCGGGACATCTCCAAGGGCATCGGGGTCGGGTTCGCGAAGACGAACGACGTCGAGGGCAACTACGACCGCATGAAGGCCAAGGTCCAGGAAGAGCTCAAGCAGCACTTCCGGCCCGAGTTCCTGAACCGCGTCGACGACACCGTGGTCTTCCACCAGCTGACGCCCAATGAGATCATCCAGATCGTCGATCTGATGCTCGCCCAGGTGGACGCCCGGCTGAAGGACCGCGACATGGGCCTGGAGCTCACGCAGGAGGCCAAGCAGCTGCTGGCCGACCGTGGCTACGACCCCGTCCTCGGCGCGCGGCCGCTGCGCCGCACCATCCAGCGCGAGCTGGAGGACGCCCTGTCCGAGAAGATCCTGTACGGCGACCTCCGCCCGGGCCAGATCGTGAAGATCGCGATCCAGGGCGAGGGCGAGGCCGCGACGTTCACCTTCACCGGTGAGCAGAAGGCCCAGCCGGAGATCCCGGACTCGGCGGCGGCCATCGCCGACGCCGCGCCCGCGAGCAGCCGCGCCGGCGCCTCGGCCGGTCCGGCGGACCGCACGCGCCCGTAG